From the genome of Spirosomataceae bacterium TFI 002, one region includes:
- a CDS encoding sulfite dehydrogenase (cytochrome) subunit SorA apoprotein, translating to MKDLEQNKRRDFLKKLGLTGLATIIGTNIVFGKNMPKDYVPLVLEDYLEGKHPDMVVLNNKPWNVEAQPHLLDDEFTPADKFFIRNNGIPPEQIDVNSWTLQIEGESVVNRKTYTIAELKAKFKTHSYYLTLECGGNGRAGYYPPASGNQWTEGAVACSKWTGVRLKDVLEDAGVKPDAVYIGYYGKDTHLSGEEGKVSISRGVPIAKALEDESLIAWAMNDENIPLVNGHPLRLVIGGWPASTSGKWLSKIVVRNIIHDGPKMEGTSYRMPKNPVQPGEKVAEEDFEIIESMPVKSLVTFPKTGAMIKEGEKLTLRGKAWAGDLTVDEMHVSIDFGATWHKCELKSPPNRLSWQQWNTEIGFPKKGYYEVWAKATDSQGKSQPMVTPGWNPKGYLNNSCHRIAIKVV from the coding sequence ATGAAAGATTTGGAGCAAAATAAAAGAAGAGATTTTCTTAAAAAGTTAGGACTCACAGGATTAGCAACCATAATTGGTACAAACATCGTATTTGGCAAAAATATGCCTAAAGATTATGTGCCATTGGTATTGGAAGATTACCTAGAAGGCAAGCACCCTGATATGGTAGTGCTCAATAATAAACCATGGAATGTAGAGGCTCAACCACATTTATTGGACGACGAGTTTACTCCAGCAGATAAATTCTTTATTAGGAATAATGGAATTCCACCAGAACAAATTGATGTCAATTCTTGGACATTGCAAATTGAAGGCGAAAGCGTTGTTAATCGTAAAACTTACACTATTGCCGAGCTAAAAGCGAAGTTTAAAACTCATTCTTATTACCTCACGCTAGAATGTGGTGGCAACGGAAGAGCGGGTTATTACCCTCCTGCTTCTGGAAACCAATGGACGGAAGGTGCAGTAGCTTGCAGCAAATGGACTGGTGTGCGACTTAAAGATGTATTGGAAGATGCTGGTGTGAAACCGGATGCAGTTTATATAGGCTATTACGGAAAAGACACTCACCTAAGTGGAGAAGAAGGAAAGGTATCAATAAGTAGAGGGGTACCTATTGCAAAGGCTTTAGAAGATGAGTCCTTGATTGCATGGGCAATGAATGATGAAAATATTCCGCTAGTGAATGGACACCCATTGCGATTGGTAATTGGTGGCTGGCCTGCCAGTACTTCTGGGAAGTGGCTAAGCAAAATTGTAGTTAGAAACATTATTCACGATGGCCCCAAAATGGAAGGGACTAGCTATAGAATGCCCAAGAATCCAGTTCAACCTGGCGAAAAAGTAGCTGAAGAGGATTTTGAAATTATAGAATCTATGCCAGTGAAATCTTTAGTAACATTCCCCAAAACGGGTGCAATGATTAAAGAAGGTGAAAAGTTGACCCTTAGAGGTAAAGCTTGGGCAGGAGACTTGACAGTAGATGAAATGCACGTATCAATAGATTTTGGTGCTACTTGGCATAAGTGTGAACTTAAATCTCCACCAAACCGCCTTTCTTGGCAGCAGTGGAATACAGAAATTGGTTTTCCTAAGAAAGGGTACTACGAAGTATGGGCAAAAGCCACCGATAGCCAAGGTAAATCACAACCAATGGTTACTCCAGGTTGGAACCCCAAAGGTTACCTCAACAATTCTTGTCACCGTATAGCTATCAAAGTGGTATGA
- a CDS encoding tyrosyl-tRNA synthetase, whose product MSFIQELEWRGMLHQTMPGTKEQLEKEMTSAYIGFDPTAKSLHIGNLATVMLLVHLQRAGHKPYALVGGATGMVGDPSGKSAERQFLDENVLQENQAGVKAQLERFLDFDCGENSAEMVNNYDWFKEFGFLDFLREVGKYVSVNYMMSKDSVKTRLTTGISYTEFTYQLLQGYDFYHLYKNKNIRLQMGGSDQWGNITTGTELIRRKENADSDAETADYTAFALTTPLVTKSDGTKFGKSEGGNVWLDPDLTSPYEFYQFWINQADEDCKRLIRVFTLLSQEEIEKLEAEHAEAPHLRLVQKAIAEDVTTRVHGAEQYALAVKASEVLYGKATLEMLQSLDEKTFKAIFDGVPQTTISKADYDACENLLDLISTATNGEIYASKGEARRALKGNAVSVNKEKKQDEKLALSELTLLNGKYLLIGKGKKNHIVEVS is encoded by the coding sequence ATGAGTTTTATCCAAGAATTGGAATGGAGAGGCATGCTCCATCAAACAATGCCAGGTACCAAAGAGCAGCTTGAAAAGGAAATGACCTCCGCATATATAGGTTTTGATCCTACTGCGAAATCTCTTCACATAGGTAACCTTGCAACAGTAATGCTTTTGGTACACCTTCAAAGAGCTGGACATAAGCCATACGCTCTCGTTGGCGGTGCTACAGGAATGGTTGGTGACCCTTCTGGAAAATCTGCTGAAAGACAGTTTTTGGATGAAAATGTTCTACAAGAAAATCAAGCGGGTGTAAAAGCACAACTCGAAAGATTTTTAGATTTTGACTGTGGCGAAAACTCCGCCGAAATGGTCAATAATTATGACTGGTTCAAAGAATTCGGATTCCTTGACTTCCTAAGAGAAGTAGGAAAATACGTATCAGTGAACTACATGATGAGCAAAGACTCTGTCAAAACAAGATTGACAACAGGTATTTCTTATACCGAGTTTACTTATCAACTGCTACAAGGGTACGATTTCTACCATTTGTACAAAAACAAGAACATTCGACTTCAGATGGGTGGGTCCGACCAGTGGGGAAACATCACGACCGGTACAGAACTGATCCGTAGAAAAGAAAATGCAGACTCTGACGCTGAGACTGCTGATTATACTGCCTTTGCACTTACCACTCCATTAGTTACTAAGTCTGATGGCACCAAGTTTGGGAAAAGTGAAGGTGGCAATGTTTGGCTAGATCCAGACCTTACTTCACCTTACGAATTCTACCAATTTTGGATCAACCAAGCCGACGAAGACTGTAAAAGACTCATTCGTGTTTTCACACTTCTTTCGCAAGAAGAAATAGAAAAACTAGAAGCCGAGCACGCCGAAGCTCCTCACTTAAGACTTGTTCAAAAAGCAATTGCTGAAGATGTAACTACTCGTGTACATGGTGCTGAACAGTACGCACTTGCAGTGAAAGCAAGTGAAGTATTGTACGGAAAAGCAACGCTCGAAATGCTCCAAAGTTTGGACGAAAAGACTTTCAAGGCAATTTTTGACGGCGTACCGCAAACCACTATTTCTAAAGCAGATTACGACGCTTGTGAAAACTTACTCGACCTTATTTCAACCGCAACCAATGGCGAAATATACGCGTCTAAAGGCGAAGCCCGCCGTGCTCTCAAAGGAAATGCAGTGAGTGTGAACAAGGAGAAAAAACAAGACGAGAAACTAGCCCTTAGCGAGCTTACTTTACTTAATGGTAAATATTTGCTTATTGGAAAGGGGAAGAAAAATCATATAGTGGAGGTTTCTTAA
- a CDS encoding Outer membrane protein beta-barrel domain-containing protein, whose amino-acid sequence MKIRLAIFAFFICFASQAQMKQGKFVFGPKVGLQTAKLAIVGENPEATDSKLALYYQGGVFTRFNMGKVSLQPEFIYTQKGGNIETPNEKHTYRYLATPVLLGYKVAKGVNLEVGPEFSWALNQGWKKEGVTQFGPDVRNETSLVVGTRIDLLDMFSMFSVNIRYTHGLTNTTMREYTSTAEVVTPLDFRNRTVQVSVTYNFSEYYKWWKKYGQKQKKD is encoded by the coding sequence ATGAAGATAAGATTAGCGATTTTTGCATTTTTTATATGCTTCGCTTCGCAAGCTCAAATGAAACAAGGCAAATTCGTTTTTGGACCAAAAGTGGGTCTCCAAACTGCAAAGCTTGCTATTGTGGGTGAAAATCCAGAAGCTACTGATAGTAAGCTTGCCCTCTACTATCAAGGAGGGGTTTTTACAAGGTTCAATATGGGCAAAGTAAGCCTACAACCTGAGTTTATTTACACCCAAAAAGGTGGTAACATTGAAACTCCAAACGAAAAACATACCTATCGTTATTTAGCAACACCTGTTCTATTGGGTTATAAAGTTGCCAAAGGTGTTAACCTTGAAGTAGGTCCCGAGTTTAGCTGGGCACTTAACCAAGGTTGGAAAAAAGAAGGTGTAACGCAGTTTGGACCAGATGTAAGAAACGAGACAAGTTTAGTTGTTGGGACACGAATAGATCTACTCGATATGTTTTCTATGTTTAGTGTGAACATTAGGTATACACATGGCCTTACAAATACCACCATGCGTGAGTATACAAGCACAGCAGAGGTCGTTACTCCTCTTGACTTCCGTAACCGCACTGTTCAAGTATCGGTTACTTATAATTTCTCTGAATATTATAAGTGGTGGAAAAAATACGGCCAAAAACAAAAGAAAGATTAA
- a CDS encoding putative membrane protein: MDIFIRYLHFISIFTIVGSLVGEHLFLAKKLPRAIVKKMSMIDAAYGLSSVTLLISGFMMWFYYGKGAEFYTNNWIFQLKVGLAILLGLLSLPPTIYFLKHRKGEQSESIEIPFYIRACMWLEMLVLLIIPLCAVLMAKGIGYTPI; the protein is encoded by the coding sequence ATGGATATTTTCATTCGTTATCTTCATTTTATAAGCATTTTTACTATTGTTGGCAGCTTGGTTGGTGAGCATCTGTTTTTGGCAAAAAAGTTACCGAGGGCTATTGTAAAAAAAATGTCGATGATTGACGCCGCATATGGCCTTAGTTCTGTCACGTTGCTTATCTCCGGTTTTATGATGTGGTTTTACTACGGAAAAGGAGCAGAGTTTTACACCAACAATTGGATATTTCAATTAAAGGTTGGGTTGGCAATTCTGCTTGGCTTGTTGTCTCTCCCACCTACCATTTATTTTCTCAAACATAGAAAGGGAGAGCAGTCTGAAAGTATAGAAATTCCCTTTTATATTCGAGCTTGTATGTGGTTGGAAATGCTTGTTTTACTTATCATTCCCCTTTGTGCTGTCTTGATGGCGAAAGGAATTGGTTATACTCCCATTTAA
- a CDS encoding inosose dehydratase — protein MKLSRRKFASLLSLAPLAGVSVAEAKKKGEAFPISANAYNWLTFYRRAGKKWGVNWDACIADYAKTGLKAFEPSLDDVKQTKEIIAAVNKHGISIPSVYVNSVLHEKNKAKDSINAVLKIADVLKEVNTKIMVTNPSPIKWGGAELKTDAELAIQAENLEMLGKQLKKRGITLAYHTHDVELRAGAREFHHMLQNTSAKNVSFCFDIHWVYRGSQDSELAVFDILKMYGSRIVELHIRQSENGIWKETFSGRGDINYLRFADELRKQKVRPHLVIEQCIEENTPGNMDAVEAHIKDLAEVSRVFKS, from the coding sequence CACTCGCACCATTGGCAGGAGTGAGCGTGGCGGAAGCAAAGAAAAAAGGAGAAGCTTTTCCTATTTCGGCAAATGCATATAACTGGCTTACATTTTACAGGAGAGCAGGCAAAAAATGGGGTGTAAACTGGGATGCTTGTATTGCTGACTATGCTAAAACGGGACTGAAGGCTTTTGAGCCTAGTCTAGATGACGTAAAACAAACAAAAGAAATAATTGCTGCAGTAAATAAACATGGCATATCAATACCTTCGGTTTATGTTAACAGTGTTTTGCACGAAAAAAATAAAGCAAAAGATTCTATCAACGCAGTTCTCAAAATAGCGGATGTTTTGAAAGAGGTGAATACCAAAATAATGGTAACAAATCCAAGTCCAATAAAATGGGGTGGGGCCGAGCTTAAGACAGATGCAGAGCTAGCAATTCAAGCCGAAAACTTGGAAATGCTTGGTAAGCAACTTAAGAAAAGAGGGATTACACTTGCTTATCATACGCATGATGTTGAATTAAGGGCAGGTGCAAGAGAGTTTCATCACATGCTACAAAATACAAGTGCTAAGAATGTTAGTTTTTGCTTTGATATTCATTGGGTTTACCGTGGTTCTCAAGATTCCGAATTGGCGGTTTTTGATATATTGAAAATGTACGGAAGCAGAATTGTTGAACTTCATATTCGTCAGTCAGAAAACGGAATTTGGAAGGAAACCTTTTCAGGTCGTGGAGATATCAATTACCTTCGATTTGCAGATGAGTTACGCAAGCAGAAGGTCAGGCCCCACTTAGTTATTGAACAGTGTATTGAAGAAAATACACCTGGAAACATGGATGCCGTAGAAGCACATATCAAGGATTTAGCTGAGGTCTCCAGAGTATTTAAGTCATAA
- a CDS encoding NAD(P)H-dependent FMN reductase yields the protein MNILIISGSPREVSVTVRVAKFLERHFSQNSDHVINFLDVRDEPYPMIQNVWGSLEVVPVGYKSSAQKVFESDAIILVSPEYNGSYSPALKNLLDHFPKQSRKPFGIVTASPGMMGGIRASMQMQQMICAFFGIPSPHMLIVGAVETKFNENGDLIDESFQKLIDNFTKEFLWLAEKTVD from the coding sequence ATGAATATTTTAATCATATCAGGTAGTCCTAGAGAGGTAAGCGTAACTGTTCGAGTTGCAAAGTTTTTAGAAAGGCATTTCTCCCAAAACAGTGATCACGTTATAAACTTTCTTGATGTTCGAGATGAACCCTATCCCATGATTCAAAATGTATGGGGATCTTTGGAAGTTGTTCCGGTCGGATATAAGTCATCTGCACAAAAGGTTTTTGAGTCTGATGCTATTATTTTAGTAAGTCCTGAGTACAATGGGAGCTATTCGCCAGCTTTGAAAAACCTGCTTGATCATTTCCCTAAGCAAAGCCGAAAGCCATTTGGAATCGTAACGGCCTCACCAGGAATGATGGGCGGAATAAGGGCGAGTATGCAAATGCAACAAATGATATGTGCTTTTTTTGGTATTCCTTCTCCTCACATGCTCATAGTAGGAGCGGTAGAGACTAAATTCAATGAAAACGGTGATTTAATTGATGAGTCTTTCCAAAAACTTATAGATAACTTTACCAAGGAGTTTTTATGGTTGGCAGAGAAAACAGTGGATTAA